Part of the Chitinophagales bacterium genome is shown below.
CCAGTGCCATACTCCTTGAGTATCCTGATAATTTGTTCTTCGGTGAATTTTTCTCTTTTCATGACCAGTTAAATTTAAAACTGTATTTTCTATTTTTAACTGGCCCTATTTTATGGGGAGCTTACACGGAAGGCCAATGAAGTGTTTTGGTCAGAGCCAATTATAAATGGTTGAACGCCTATGAACTTGAATTGCGATGAATTATAGTCAATAAACTTTTGAAGGTATTGGCCAATAATTCTTTTATCAGCCGATTTGAACCATTTTTTTTGCAAAGCAATTCCACCTAACTGTCTTGAATGTTCAGTTAAACAAGGTACCTCACAAAAAACATCTAATGGCTTGCTCATTCGAATAATGATTGATCTATCCTTGTAGCGAAATAATCATTGAACTCTTCCTTGGCATTTCTAATCAACCCTTCTTGCAAATACTCTTTTATCAATGGGTATATTTCGTATTTGATGCGGTTTGTCATTTCCTCGTCACTGTCTGCTATAAAATAACCTTGGCCTGGTTGCAGCGATAATTCATTGCTTGAAGCGTACCAGTCGAATATTTCTTGAATTCTTGCAAAATCATCTTTGAAAAATTGATTTGAAATAATTGCTTTTGGTTTTAAAGAATACCAGGCAAATCTTCTACGTAATGCAAAGTCAACTACTGCCAAGCTTCTGTCAGCAGTATTCATAGTAGCAATTACGGAAAAATTATCTGGTAGCTTTTTTATTTTGAAATCTGGAGAAATTTCAATTTCAACATTCAATTTGTCCATCTTGTGTTCAAACAAATAGAAGATTGGACCTAAAACATTCGATAGGTTAGCTCTATTTATTTCGTCAATTATTAGAAGAACTTTTTCCTTCTCGTGTTCTTTTGCATACTTCACTGCTTCAGTGAAGCTTCCTAAATTTTCTTTATAGCTAAGTTCTTTGTTATTAAGGTCTGGTCGAATACCAAATATAAAATCTGAAAAACTTGTCTCTGCGTGGAATTGAGTAAAAAATGTTTTTGCATTAACTTTTTCAGCGACCTCTTTTGCTGTTCTTGTTTTTCCAGTGCCCGGAGGACCTTGAAGTACAATATATTTTCTTTGATTCAAAAGATTTTTTATTTCTTCGGCTTCATCTGTTGTTTCCTTTTTAAGAAAAGGTTCTAAGGCTTCTGAAATTGCTTTTCGATGGTCTTTATTGGATGGCCAGTCTCTAAGTTTTGCATAGCCAGCCACAAATGCAGCAATTATTTTCTTGCCTTCATCGTTTTCAGGATCATTAACAATTTGACTAGCAGGTAAAAATTTAGAATACATTTTAGAAATAGTATTCTTAATATGGTTTAGTTCAGAATGGCCTGTAAATGCTTTAGGCAATCCAGTTTCAATATCTGAAAAATCAGATTTACAAAAACCTTTTTCGTCAATTAGCTTTGAGAATAATCTTCTAAGTCCTGGGTAAGTTGCTAGTTCATAATCATTTTTAAAGCCACTAGACCCAATTCCTAAACATACTAGCCAAGGTTTGCTTTGGTCGTTAGGAAATATAGTAAGTGAAAAATCGTGGTATGGGCCAGAAGCTTCTTCTTCTGGATGAATAAAACCAAAATATGCACCATTGTCTTTTAATGCCTCTTGTCCAGTGTTGTTACGTTCAACATAAGGTTTATTGAATTCGTTGTCTTTCTTAGCACCGAATTGTTCCGCTTTCTCCTTGATGAATTGTCTAATATTTTCTATCCTCATATATAATCGGAATGTTCATTTTACAATTGTGTTTAACGTTTCGCAGTTACCTAAAGGGTGGGACTTTTACCACAAGACTTGATTTGAAAAACTAAACTTCCATTAACCACTATACTGTCTTTGAAACACGAAATCCCGTCTTTTGGGCAGGTGTGTTATAGGGCGCTTTTTTATTCTTTTCTTGGTCTGGATGCATTACAAAATCTATGTGTTAGTCTTGCATTTTCTGGGATGGTCTTGCCACCTAACCAATACTGCTCAATATGGTCAACGGCTGCATCATCTATTTGTGATATTTGATTATCACATAAGGCGCAAGTCGGGTTTTCTTCAAAAAGTTGTTCTTTCAAGTTGAAAGAGAAACATCTTTGCTGTTTCTTCTGTTCTCCTAGAATTTCATTCAGCGTATTTCTCCATTTGTCAAAACGTCTAATTACTTTTCTCTCCTCACTAGTCCCGATTTCAATGGCATCTATAAATTCTATATCATTAGTCATTATGCTTATGAATGCTTCTCTAATCGAGTCTAGGTTCGCATAAACGCTGTTTTTGTCAACTCGCGCAAATGAGTCCATAAGCACATCAAATAATGAGGCATTGAATCTTGACTTTTCCCAATATCCGTTTGGATTCTTATCATTTCCTTTATAATACCTTTTAAAGGCGTTCTCACCTAGAAGGGACTTTATTATTGCAATAGAATTTTTAAAGGCATTCCTAAGCTGCTCAGCATCTTTGTCGGAAATATTTTGAAATCTTGTTGTTTCATTATTGAGAAAATTCTTTACTGGAGATTTGTAATTGATATGAGTGTTGTGAAAGAAAGAAGCAAATCTTAACACAAGTTCAGCGTCCTTCATCCTTCTGTCGGAATGTTTTAGGCCAAGTAATTCTAAGAAGGTATTATCAGAAGCTAATTCCTTTATTAGATTATTAAATTTGCCTCTATAAACACAATTACGAAGTTCTTGAGTGTTTAAAGGAACTGAGCCAGTATTTAGTCTCTCAAATATTTCAAATTTCAAATTGGGATTAGATTCCTTTTTGAAAGTGATAGTTCTTATTTTGCAATACCGTATTTTGTCTTGAATGTCTTCAGGCAATTGAGTAAATTGTTTCCCTTGATATTCTTTAAGCACTTTTAGTCCAGTCAGCTTAAATGGTTTTCCTTTTTTGTCTGGGAAAAGCCCGTCCATATATGCGAAGAATGAAGTAAGTCGTTGTTGACCATCAATTACATAGATTTTGCCATCAGGTTCTTCTGTCAGATAAACTACGGGTAAAGGAATATCGAGTAAGGCTGATTCTAATAATCGACTACTTTTTATTATATCCCAAACAAAATAGCGCTGAAAGTCTGGCTGAACATCCAGTTTTCCACGCTTCCATCTTTGGTAAAGCCCATCAATTTCGGGATCCCCTTGTTCAGTATAAATTTTCGTTGGGCCATCTCCTACGACTTCCGATTCTGGTTCATCACCTTCATCATCAAAAAAGATTTCTTCCTCTAATTCTTCAGTCATTTTTATTGATTCGTTGTCCATATTGTATTAATTTAATTGCGTCTTTCTAAAATGCCCTATAACGGCTGGCGGCTTGGCGAAGGTGTCGATTTTTACCACAAATGTTGATGCGGAGAATCAATGTTTGATTAACCACAACGGTGTCTGCGGAACACTGAACCGCCACTTTTGCCAAACCGCTGTTAGCGGTAATTATTTTATTTTTAGTATTGTCTCAAATATTTTTCTTGGTGTAAAATTTGGATAGTCATTTATTACTTTTTCTATAATATCCTTTTTCAGTCCATCTTCTCTTTGATACGATTTCAAAAATGGGTATTTTGTCTTGTAAAGTATTTCCAAGTCGTGTCCTTGATGCAGATTAAATTCTTCTGTAACATTTAAAGTCCAACCATTTTGAAGGATACAAGGTTTTATATTTGTTGAATACAGTCCTAAATCATTTAGAACTTTGTCTATTATTATTTGTGCGTCAGGCATTGTTAGTTTATTAATGTCGGCATAGTTAGAATAATCGTTCAAAGTAAAATCAGAAAAATTTACTCTTCTTTCTCTGAGAAATAGCAAACCCATAAGTAGAGGGTCAAGCAGATAATTCTCAATTGCATATCTGTCATTTTCACCGATTACTATTACTCTATCTTTGCTGGCGTTTGTGGTGTCCCAATCAATAATTCCATAAACCTGCTCGTTCCCATTTTTCGATAAGTTATTTACTATATCAATGACATCAGTGCAATTTGAACCAACTGATGTTCTTGCTGGCAAGTAAATGGGTTCTGATGGCAATTGTTCGATACGTGAATAAATGTTCGTTAGAAGTTCGTAATAATTTACATCATTTTTACTTTCAACAAATACTTGTCTTCTTTTGTCATTAGAAATTTTTAGGAAAGGAATATCAGACGATAGAATTTCAACTGCTTGTTGAGTAGGTATTTTTGTTGGTATATTGTTCCCTCTAATCATTTGATAAATTGAAATACCATCCGAAGCAATTATTGTTGTCGGAGAATGAGTTGAAATAACCGTTGGGATTTTGTTCTCATTTACTATGTTCTTGTTTAGAACATCTACCATCATTTTAGACATTGAGGGATGGAGACCTGCATCAGGTTCGTCAAGCAATAATAAGTCTGGCTTCCCCAAATCTCCGCCAGTGTTGTATATAGCTAGTGCAAGCGACATTAATACTTTCTCGCCTGTCGATAAATCCATTGAGCTAATTTCAAAACCTGCAACTCGATCTTTTAATTTAAAATTGAAATTTGATTCTAGCCGAGTTCCGATTGGACTATTTACCTCATATGGTATATTCGTTTCAAGAAGGATTTTATTTACAAAATCCCAAGGAGGTTTTCCATATTTGTCTTCAAATTCTTTCATTGATAGTACAGGTTTTGAAGTAGGTCTTCCTGTTGAGTTGTAATATTCATTAAGGTTATTTTCTTCTTGCCTCTTATGATAAGTTTTGAAAATAAGAGCAAATTGGGCAGTGAAAAAATCATTATTCGCCATAAAAGAGATGTCGAAATAATCTGCAAAATCATCTTCTGTTAGTTTGTCGAATGTCTTTTTTGTGCCTTCAATTGTTTGTGTGATATATTTTTTTTGGTTTTCGTCTCCACCCAAATGCTGAAATAGTCTTTGAATTGTAAGGTTGGTTTCCGTAATTATATTTTGTAATGCGTTGTTGTAATTATTCCAAGTAGTCTTAATATGATTAATAATTGTTTGTGGGTTACAAGTTTCCTCAATATTGGGATTTAGTCCGTTAAATCCAATATATCTAACATTTGTTTTGACCACACCATTTATTAAAACCTGAGATTTTTTATTATCTGCTATTGCCTCTAATAAATGTGTTTTACCGCTACCGTTTTTACCAGTTAGCGCTGAAAACTCGGGAAGCTCAAACTCGCAAGGCGGATTTATTGATTTATGTTTCTGATTTATGTTGATTTTCATACTTATTTTGGTTGTCTTTAGTAATTACCGCTAACATCTATTACGCTACTGCTTCTTTTATTCATAGCGTGAATCCGCCTCTGAGTATGAGGATATACGCATGTTTTAACAAGAAAGCCATAGCGCTATAATATAGTAAGTATACTATTTTCAAATATAAAACTTTTGAAAAGGGAACCGGCGAGAGCCTGCTTTACTGAGGCAGTGCGCACAATATCCGTCATTTATCCTTGCGGTCGTTTAGGCATTTCCGCCATTCACTCAGCTTAAAGAAACTCATTCCTGATTGTCCGTTTTCCAGATTTTTTCTTTTGCATTTTTATAATGCTTCTCACAACTTTGGCGCGCCTTAGAGCCTGAGGGGGTTCTTCGGCTTTTCTGTAATTAAAACACAATCTACGCTTATGCAACAGTTAAAACGCTGCCTGCCGGTGGCATGCAATGTGCATTTTTGCATCATCATTCTATTATCCGGATTTGGTTCCTGCCTGGTATCTGCCTCCACAGTTACAAATATCAGTGCCATATACCGGAACGGTCAAACTTTTACAACCTGGACATCCCCGAAGGGTACCAACCTTCAGTATAATGTTTACCGCTCCACTTCAAAATTTACCTCATCATCCCAGCTTAGCAGTTCCACCTTTTTAGGATTTGTAAGGGACAGTTCCTCAAAAAATATCCGCCGCACCAGTCTCGACCATCAAAATGTGTTTTTTAAAATAAAAGATAATGGTAATCCACTTTCAGCTTCACAGGGGTTATATGTAACTACTTCTGTTAACGGTAAATCTTATTATTATGCAGTTACCGTAACAACCCTGAGTGATAATAAAGAAGATAAAACCATCACCATCGGTAGTAATAGTCTCTCCACACCGGTTAAAGAAAAGGTATCTGACCCATTGCCTGTATGGCAGGATTCAATACACTGGTCAACCGGAGACGAAGTGCAGATGTATGTGATCTTTGGAAATAACCAGGAAGCCGAGAACATGCCAGCATTTAACAGTAAAGGGTCGTACGGGTATAATTTTTACGTGTTAAAAAGGGGTGCTAAAAGCAAATATGCGCTCTTCGAATTCTATGAAGGCCTCCAGGAAAATTCCATCAAGGGGAATGGCCTTTCTCAATTTATGAATGGTACCATTACGGATTGCTACATAATGGGGATGGATGACTGGCTGCCATCCTCCGCTTCAAATGGTGATCATACGTATTGGAATGGCTACCATCAGTCGTACGACTTTTACTCGGGCACTAATCCTGTTCCATCGTCGGGAACGATAAAAACATTTTCCCAGCGCCGCTACATTTATTTGCTTGGATGGGCAAAGAAAAATTTGCCGCTTGATACTTCTAAGGTTTACCTGGTGGGTGTCTCAGCCGGTGGTTTCGGAGTGCTTACCACTGCGATGATTATCCCTGACCAGATAGCGGCGGTATATGAAGCTGCCGGTCCTTTCCTGGTGCAACCCGAAGGCAACGACAGCAAGTCGCAGGAGCTTACACAAATGTGGGGAGAAGCTTCAAAAGATCTTAGTTCAGATATTAAATATCCGTCTTCTGAAAATGACATTGGCATCTATGAATTGCTGGATACACGCTCCATGCTGCACATCAATAAAGACTATAATTTACCACCGGTGTATTGTGTTTATGGAAAAAACGATAAAACAATATTGTGGAATAAGTGGACAGTGGGAGGTTTTGATTCTTTAGAAACCACCCGTTGCGGAGGCGTATTCTTCTGGGACCAGCGCGATCATGATGGCAACGGAGCTAATTTTCTTGATCAGGAAACTACACCTGACTTCTATTCCCTGCAGACAACGAAACTGTTTCCTGCATTTTCCAACTGTTCTATTGACCCCAATTTAGGAACGGGAGACCCTGGCAGCGGTGCAAACTATGGAGCTCTTAACGGATATTTAGGCTGGAAGAATGATATCACAGATGAAAACTGTAAATTATCTATTAACGTTTTTATAAAAGATTTTTATGTGGGTGGCAAGCTTAGTGCTAATCAGTATTCTACCTGCAAAAGCGATATAACCTTTCGCCGGGTCCAGCATTTTCATCCAAAAAACGGAGATAAAATAACCTGGACGAATTATGATGTTAATAATTCAGTAATAGAGAGCGGTTCCTTTACCTATAAAAGCGGCTTGATTACATTAAAAGGAATTACAATCAAGAAATCAGGAAACCAGGTTAAGCTTACTTTGGGTAATTGCAGCCGTAGTGAAGCAGTGTTGTCAAACCTGCAAACGGCAACTGTTTCCTACAGCAAAACTTCAGAAGGATATATCGCACATATTTATTGTGAAAATGTGCAAAGCGTTAAAATGTCTATGTATGATGTGCTGGGAAGAAGGATTACCGTTCAGCAATTTCAACTTGCTACCGGTGATAATAACATTCCGGTTTTATATAAAAGGCCAGGTATTTATTTAGTAGAATGGAAAGGAGACACAATTGCTGCTGTGGATAAGCTGTTATTTTAATGAAAAGGTTCTTTCACGGCTGGATTATAAATAAAGTGATGTAATCTTTTTATAGATTAGTTCCTAATCAGTGTGTGTTGCTTGTGAGATCAAAGACTCTTAACACGGTTATACTTCAGCCCAAAATCTCTTTTCATTCAAACCAGGATATAAATTACTTAGCAAAACTTACGGAACGTTTTTCCCGGATCACTGTCACTTTAATTTGGCCCGGGTAGGTCATTTCATTTTGTATTTTTTGAGAAAGAGAGAACGATAGTTCTTCAGATTGCTTATCCGTAATTTTTTCTGATTCTACAATTACACGAAGCTCCCGGCCTGCCTGGATGGCGTAGGCTTTTTCGACCCCATCCTGGCTCATGGCCAGGTTTTCGAGGTCTTTTAACCGCTTCAGGTATTGCTCCAGCATTTCACGCCGAGCTCCGGGGCGGGCTCCGGATACGGCATCACAGGCCTGTACAATCGGTGAGATCACATACGTCATCTCCACTTCATCATGATGAGCCCCAATGGCATTACAGATAGCAGGATGTTCGTTGTATTTTTCGGCAAGCTTCATTCCTAATAGTGCATGGCTAAGCTCACTTTCTTCTTCCGGCACCTTACCAATATCATGGAGCAATCCTGCTCGCTTAGCAAGCTTAGGGTTTAAACCCAATTCGGCCGACATGATGGAACACAAGTTGGCAACCTCCTTAGAGTGCATCAGAAGATTTTGTCCGTAAGAAGAGCGGAAACGCATCCTGCCTACCATTTTCGTCAATTCGGCATGCAAACCATGTATCCCAAGCTCAACAACCGTACGTTCGCCCACTTCTACTATATGATCTTCCATTTGCTTCCGGGTTTTTTCCACCACTTCTTCAATTCGCGCAGGATGTATTCTTCCATCAGCCACCAGGCGCTGTAAAGAAAGCCGGGCAATCTCTCTGCGAACAGGATCGAAACAGCTGATAATGATGGTTTCCGGAGTGTCATCCACAATAATCTCCACCCCCGTGGCAGCTTCCAAAGCCCGGATATTTCTGCCTTCCCGGCCAATAATTTGTCCCTTTATATCATCGCTTTCAATATGGAATGTAGAGATTGAATTTTCAATAGCATGTTCAGCCGCCACGCGCTGAATCGTTTGAATAACTATTTTCTTCGCTTCCTTGTTGGCTTTTACTTTTGCCTCATCCATTATTTCCTTTACATGACCCATTGCTTCAGACCTGGCTGTTTCTTTCAGATTTTCAATCAGTTGGGCCTTAGCTTCTGCTTCTGTAAGCCGTGCAATCTTTTCCAGTT
Proteins encoded:
- a CDS encoding ATP-binding protein yields the protein MSMKININQKHKSINPPCEFELPEFSALTGKNGSGKTHLLEAIADNKKSQVLINGVVKTNVRYIGFNGLNPNIEETCNPQTIINHIKTTWNNYNNALQNIITETNLTIQRLFQHLGGDENQKKYITQTIEGTKKTFDKLTEDDFADYFDISFMANNDFFTAQFALIFKTYHKRQEENNLNEYYNSTGRPTSKPVLSMKEFEDKYGKPPWDFVNKILLETNIPYEVNSPIGTRLESNFNFKLKDRVAGFEISSMDLSTGEKVLMSLALAIYNTGGDLGKPDLLLLDEPDAGLHPSMSKMMVDVLNKNIVNENKIPTVISTHSPTTIIASDGISIYQMIRGNNIPTKIPTQQAVEILSSDIPFLKISNDKRRQVFVESKNDVNYYELLTNIYSRIEQLPSEPIYLPARTSVGSNCTDVIDIVNNLSKNGNEQVYGIIDWDTTNASKDRVIVIGENDRYAIENYLLDPLLMGLLFLRERRVNFSDFTLNDYSNYADINKLTMPDAQIIIDKVLNDLGLYSTNIKPCILQNGWTLNVTEEFNLHQGHDLEILYKTKYPFLKSYQREDGLKKDIIEKVINDYPNFTPRKIFETILKIK
- a CDS encoding AAA family ATPase; protein product: MRIENIRQFIKEKAEQFGAKKDNEFNKPYVERNNTGQEALKDNGAYFGFIHPEEEASGPYHDFSLTIFPNDQSKPWLVCLGIGSSGFKNDYELATYPGLRRLFSKLIDEKGFCKSDFSDIETGLPKAFTGHSELNHIKNTISKMYSKFLPASQIVNDPENDEGKKIIAAFVAGYAKLRDWPSNKDHRKAISEALEPFLKKETTDEAEEIKNLLNQRKYIVLQGPPGTGKTRTAKEVAEKVNAKTFFTQFHAETSFSDFIFGIRPDLNNKELSYKENLGSFTEAVKYAKEHEKEKVLLIIDEINRANLSNVLGPIFYLFEHKMDKLNVEIEISPDFKIKKLPDNFSVIATMNTADRSLAVVDFALRRRFAWYSLKPKAIISNQFFKDDFARIQEIFDWYASSNELSLQPGQGYFIADSDEEMTNRIKYEIYPLIKEYLQEGLIRNAKEEFNDYFATRIDQSLFE
- the rny gene encoding ribonuclease Y, with protein sequence MNSQIPYIAFAVMAIIMAGLGLLVGRLMYSKSSKKERELAIQEADRTLADARQQAENLKKDKLLEAKEQILQLKGEFEKESLQRIKSLEQNDLRFKRNEQVLSQKMEGAQRKEQEVETIKQNLSRQLELVSLKKSELEKAQEEHIQKLEKIARLTEAEAKAQLIENLKETARSEAMGHVKEIMDEAKVKANKEAKKIVIQTIQRVAAEHAIENSISTFHIESDDIKGQIIGREGRNIRALEAATGVEIIVDDTPETIIISCFDPVRREIARLSLQRLVADGRIHPARIEEVVEKTRKQMEDHIVEVGERTVVELGIHGLHAELTKMVGRMRFRSSYGQNLLMHSKEVANLCSIMSAELGLNPKLAKRAGLLHDIGKVPEEESELSHALLGMKLAEKYNEHPAICNAIGAHHDEVEMTYVISPIVQACDAVSGARPGARREMLEQYLKRLKDLENLAMSQDGVEKAYAIQAGRELRVIVESEKITDKQSEELSFSLSQKIQNEMTYPGQIKVTVIREKRSVSFAK
- a CDS encoding DUF262 domain-containing protein, which produces MTEELEEEIFFDDEGDEPESEVVGDGPTKIYTEQGDPEIDGLYQRWKRGKLDVQPDFQRYFVWDIIKSSRLLESALLDIPLPVVYLTEEPDGKIYVIDGQQRLTSFFAYMDGLFPDKKGKPFKLTGLKVLKEYQGKQFTQLPEDIQDKIRYCKIRTITFKKESNPNLKFEIFERLNTGSVPLNTQELRNCVYRGKFNNLIKELASDNTFLELLGLKHSDRRMKDAELVLRFASFFHNTHINYKSPVKNFLNNETTRFQNISDKDAEQLRNAFKNSIAIIKSLLGENAFKRYYKGNDKNPNGYWEKSRFNASLFDVLMDSFARVDKNSVYANLDSIREAFISIMTNDIEFIDAIEIGTSEERKVIRRFDKWRNTLNEILGEQKKQQRCFSFNLKEQLFEENPTCALCDNQISQIDDAAVDHIEQYWLGGKTIPENARLTHRFCNASRPRKE